The stretch of DNA TTGGTTCATGCGCTCGATGACTTGGCGGGTGATGTCGTACTGAGGTTTGACATCAATGACCGCGCCGCGCTCGAGAACCAGGTCGTAACCGCCCTTCTTGATCACTTCCTCGACAGCACCGTCCAGCTTAGGCTTAAGCTGCTTGAGCATGTCGCGGTCGGCAACGGCCTTGGCCTCGTTCAGTTCCTTGGACTGGAACTGGAAGTCACGGGCTTTCTGCTTGAATTCGAGCTCCAGGCGCTCGCGCTCCTGCTGCTGCATCTTGTCGCCGCCCTTGATCAGACGGTCCTGAATGCCCTTGGCGCTGCTTTCCAGGCTTTTCAGCTTGGTCAGTTGCGGGCCGAACTTCTTCTCGGCATCGACCGCGTACTTCTTGGCGGCATCGGATTCGAGCAGGGCCATCTGATAGTTCAGCACGGCGACTTTCATTTCAGCGAAAGCCGGGGTGGCGACCAGCGCCGCGGCCACTACGGCCAGTTGAGCCAATTTACGCACGATGCACTCCTGGAAAAACCGTTGTCGTTAAGCGAGGGCCGACCTTAGAAGGTCTGGCCCAGAGAGAATTGGAACACCTGGGTATCAGCATCGCTCGGCTTCTTCACCGGCATTGCCAGGCTGAAGCTCAACGGGCCCAGAGCAGTAATCCAGGTCACACCCAGACCGACCGAACTGGCCATGCCCGAGAAACCGACCTTTTCGCAATCCGGTTTGCTGCCGCAATTGGTGTCGAACACGTTACCCACATCCCAGAACACGGAGGTGCGCAGGGAACGCTGGTCCTTGACGAACGGCAGCGGGAACAGCAGCTCGACACCACCTTGCACCAGCACGTTACCACCGAACGGCAGCGGATCCTGATCCGGGTCGGCAATGGTGCCTGGGTTCTTGCCGGTACTAGGCGTACTGCGTGGGCCCAGGCTGCTGTCCTTGAAGCCGCGAACGGAGTTGAAACCACCCGCGTAGTAGTTCTCGTAGAACGGCAGGCCCGAAGTGCTACCGAAACCATCACCATAGCCCAGTTCGGTGTGCAGGCGCAGGGTGTAGTCGTTGGTGATCGGCTTGAACAGCTGGCCGCGGTAGTCGAGCTTGTAGAACGACAGGTCGCTGCCCGGGATGGTGCTCTCGAGCGTCAGGCTCTGGGAGTGACCGCGGGTCGCCAGCACACCTTTGTTCAGGGTCGACTCGGACCAGCCGA from Pseudomonas putida encodes:
- a CDS encoding OmpH family outer membrane protein; the encoded protein is MRKLAQLAVVAAALVATPAFAEMKVAVLNYQMALLESDAAKKYAVDAEKKFGPQLTKLKSLESSAKGIQDRLIKGGDKMQQQERERLELEFKQKARDFQFQSKELNEAKAVADRDMLKQLKPKLDGAVEEVIKKGGYDLVLERGAVIDVKPQYDITRQVIERMNQAR